The window ATCGTTATTTAAtagtaaagaaaatactagCAGAAACAATTCCGATGAATGATATATGATCAATAAAAATACGCGTCTCATACTCACTGAAGCAAAAGCTCAACCCCGACTGCAAATTACGCAACGCAACCACCAGAATGGCGTACATGGGACGCCTCTGCTTTATTATCTTAACCCGTAATTTGTACAATCTCACCGGACCATCGCTTCAATTCAACCCACTTCCTAACTTGTGCCGCCCGTAAACCCTAATCACCACTTTTGCCAAACCAAGTGCTAGTAGCTCCCAACGATTTTTGAAGACGACTACTGAAATTGAAATAGTAATCGAAACGATAATAATATGAGCAGAACGCCAAAAATGTAATGTGAGGAACCATAAAATGCTACGAAAATTCATCATCTCACTAAAGATTCAACATTATCACTACACCTAAACCCCATGTTTCAATCCCACCGTGACCGTGACTACTAtatcagccaaaaaaaaaaaggaaaaactaaaaaaattaaaatgaaaatgttaacccccccaaaaaaagaaaaaaaaaacccggtCCTGTAATATTTTTCCTACGGGCGCAAATACGCCCACAAACTTGACCACATTTACATCTCTAGCCCTACAACAAACAACTATTTTCTCCTTTCTCTCACTTCCTCCCCCTCTTGGCCGTTGCTTTCTTCGCCGGTGACTTTACTGTCTTTGGCTTGACGCTCTTTGCCGGTGCCTTCTTGGCCGGCGCCTTTTTTGCCGCCGCCTTTGGAGGTGCGGCTTTCTTCCCTGGAGTGGTGCGACTTGACGTCCGGGCTGCCTTCGCCGGCTTCTTCTCTGGCTTTGACTTGGGAGCCTCCTTGCGCTTCGCTGGAGTAGCCTTGGGTTTGGAGGCAGCAGCCTTGGGCTTTGCAGCAGCAGCCGCCGCCGCCTTGGGCTTGGCAGTGGGCTTAGCCTTAGCAACTGGCTTGGCCTTTGGCTTGGGCTTGGGCTTGGGCTTTGCTGCAGCGGCTTTAGCCTTTGATGAGGCCGGAACAGCAGCCTTGGCCTTTGGCTTCGCTTTTGCCTTAGCCGGGGCCTTCTTGTCCTTGGTGGTGGCAGCCTTGCTAGCCTTGGCCTTGGATGCTGGTAGCGGCTTCTTCTTCACCGGCGCAGTTGCAGGCTTGGACCGAGAGGGCGGAAG is drawn from Coffea arabica cultivar ET-39 chromosome 1c, Coffea Arabica ET-39 HiFi, whole genome shotgun sequence and contains these coding sequences:
- the LOC140037750 gene encoding uncharacterized protein, whose amino-acid sequence is MATEEPVTVVETTAAVEVEAEAAQEENPAPKAAKSKKAKEPRARKPPAPRKRGAPTHPPYFEMIQDAIVTMKEKTGSSQYAIAKFIEDKQKNLPSNFKKLLLVQLKKLVASGKLVKVKASYKLPPSRSKPATAPVKKKPLPASKAKASKAATTKDKKAPAKAKAKPKAKAAVPASSKAKAAAAKPKPKPKPKAKPVAKAKPTAKPKAAAAAAAKPKAAASKPKATPAKRKEAPKSKPEKKPAKAARTSSRTTPGKKAAPPKAAAKKAPAKKAPAKSVKPKTVKSPAKKATAKRGRK